In Octopus bimaculoides isolate UCB-OBI-ISO-001 chromosome 27, ASM119413v2, whole genome shotgun sequence, one DNA window encodes the following:
- the LOC106883797 gene encoding insulin-induced gene 2 protein isoform X1, translating to MAVVRYMLRGCVLFVTGVFFTLVLNLLQVQRQLSFPQEVITNLFSSTWWVPPTCGTAAAIIGLLYPCLDNKLGEPHTHRREWSSVMRCVAVFVGINHASAKIDFANNMQLSMTLAAMSIGLWWLFDRSRSGFGLGVGIAVLATFIAQLLVYNGVYRYTEPDFLFVRSWLPCVFFSGGVTMGNIGRQLAMYDRKEETKQKDE from the exons ATGGCAGTCGTCAGATATATGTTACGAGGCTGTGTTCTTTTTGTCACTGGAGTCTTTTTCACACTCGTTCTCAACCTCTTACAAGTACAACGCCAGCTCTCATTCCCACAAGAAGTCATCACAAATCTCTTTTCATCTACATGGTGGGTTCCCCCTACATGTGGGACAGCTGCTG CCATCATAGGTCTATTGTATCCATGTTTAGACAACAAATTGGGTGAACCCCACACTCACAGACGAGAATGGTCCAGTGTGATGCGGTGTGTGGCAGTGTTTGTTGGCATCAACCATGCCAGTGCT AAAATTGATTTTGCCAACAACATGCAACTATCAATGACCCTGGCTGCTATGTCTATAGGCCTCTGGTGGTTGTTTGATCGATCTCGCAGTGGTTTTGGTCTCGGTGTTGGAATCGCAGTCCTTGCTACATTCATTGCTCAACTTCTCGTCTATAACGGAGTTTACAG GTATACAGAACCTGATTTTTTATTTGTAAGGTCGTGGCTACCGTGTGTCTTCTTCTCTGGTGGTGTAACAATGGGTAACATAGGCCGACAGCTGGCAATG TATGACcggaaagaagaaacaaaacagaaagatgaGTGA
- the LOC106883797 gene encoding insulin-induced gene 2 protein isoform X2 — MAVVRYMLRGCVLFVTGVFFTLVLNLLQVQRQLSFPQEVITNLFSSTWWVPPTCGTAAAIIGLLYPCLDNKLGEPHTHRREWSSVMRCVAVFVGINHASAKIDFANNMQLSMTLAAMSIGLWWLFDRSRSGFGLGVGIAVLATFIAQLLVYNGVYRSWLPCVFFSGGVTMGNIGRQLAMYDRKEETKQKDE; from the exons ATGGCAGTCGTCAGATATATGTTACGAGGCTGTGTTCTTTTTGTCACTGGAGTCTTTTTCACACTCGTTCTCAACCTCTTACAAGTACAACGCCAGCTCTCATTCCCACAAGAAGTCATCACAAATCTCTTTTCATCTACATGGTGGGTTCCCCCTACATGTGGGACAGCTGCTG CCATCATAGGTCTATTGTATCCATGTTTAGACAACAAATTGGGTGAACCCCACACTCACAGACGAGAATGGTCCAGTGTGATGCGGTGTGTGGCAGTGTTTGTTGGCATCAACCATGCCAGTGCT AAAATTGATTTTGCCAACAACATGCAACTATCAATGACCCTGGCTGCTATGTCTATAGGCCTCTGGTGGTTGTTTGATCGATCTCGCAGTGGTTTTGGTCTCGGTGTTGGAATCGCAGTCCTTGCTACATTCATTGCTCAACTTCTCGTCTATAACGGAGTTTACAG GTCGTGGCTACCGTGTGTCTTCTTCTCTGGTGGTGTAACAATGGGTAACATAGGCCGACAGCTGGCAATG TATGACcggaaagaagaaacaaaacagaaagatgaGTGA